One region of Pieris rapae chromosome Z, ilPieRapa1.1, whole genome shotgun sequence genomic DNA includes:
- the LOC110996243 gene encoding uncharacterized protein LOC110996243 isoform X2, whose product MSSGRGRGYTGRHHLRETKPGEDPEDMNAARTLAELTPRSTEVKPDDEVDTSGDEESLQAMLKVDEQFAPLLVLLEQFTPGEDGIQFNRKLRHFETSVTELCPDEARLQQAFATFRAAALQSSVTSRKLATVGAAFTRQQRQGMLRASLLNIMQATFTKLEVLERANPLYLINAANLMGDYFAEARLCNGKKVHILAGPLVQYMRSLLASDDIRAHRSLATQLMQNGRELLSILSQELDELSISIRLRLLTPPPISIIWLLLSSDLCLNKFLPLPNTLQQFYASHLDLTSDENFSEVSYGSWKKENINLSIDDDTKPKLRPILGAGAGLLRQEHTDPSTDVDWKPSLTKRYDLNSWRQEEKEPAFNPNVPPPNYQEFPVYPENYYLQQGDGTYIQNMNVNVQTEKVNNEVQKSLDNYDPKFNEKRFDETNFNEKRHDDMRYEETNFNDKRSDDTKFNDKRSDDKKFDERSKNGSRQRLNRRNSGEIEKRRHVSDVPRNHKYWDHDDRCDKDYNS is encoded by the exons ATGTCAAGTGGTCGTGGTCGGGGCTACACCGGTAGACATCATTTGAGGGAGACAAAGCCGGGAGAGGACCCAGAAGACATGAATGCTGCAAGGACTCTGGCAGAGTTGACTCCGCGATCAACAG AGGTGAAGCCTGATGATGAAGTGGACACCTCTGGTGATGAAGAGTCTCTACAGGCGATGCTGAAGGTTGATGAACAGTTTGCACCTTTATTAGTACTG ctCGAACAATTCACGCCGGGCGAAGACGGCATTCAGTTCAACAGGAAATTAAGACATTTCGAGACGTCAGTCACGGAGTTGTGTCCGGACGAGGCAAGATTACA ACAAGCGTTCGCGACATTTCGCGCTGCGGCCTTACAAAGTTCAGTGACAAGTCGGAAGTTGGCCACCGTCGGGGCTGCCTTCACCAGACAACAAAGGCAGGGCATGCTGAGGGCCTCCCTGCTGAATATTATGCAGGCGACTTTTACAA AATTGGAAGTGCTGGAACGCGCGAATCCATTATACTTGATCAACGCTGCGAATCTGATGGGAGATTATTTTGCGG aggCTCGTCTATGCAATGGGAAGAAAGTCCACATCTTAGCTGGTCCGTTGGTCCAATATATGCGGTCTCTTCTCGCGTCAGATGATATAAGGGCACATCGGAGTCTTGCTACGCAG CTAATGCAAAATGGCCGAGAACTCCTCTCTATACTATCCCAAGAGTTAGATGAATTGTCAATATCCATACGTCTCAGACTATTGACACCACCCCCAATAAGCATCATCTGGCTCCTTCTGTCGTCTGATCTCTGCTTAAACAAATTCCTACCATTGCCAAACACATTGCAACAGTTCTACGCTTCCCACTTAGACCTGACAAGCGATGAGAACTTCTCCGAGGTGTCATATGGCTCCTGgaagaaggaaaacatcaatTTGAGCATTGATGATGATACTAAACCCAAATTAAGACCAATCTTGGGGGCCGGAGCAGGTCTATTGAGACAGGAGCATACAGATCCAAGCACCGATGTTGATTGGAAGCCAAGTTTAACTAAGAGATACGATTTGAACTCATGGAGACAGGAGGAAAAGGAACCAGCTTTTAACCCCAACGTGCCACCACCAAACTATCAAGAGTTTCCAGTTTATCCGGAAAACTACTATTTGCAACAAGGAGATGggacatacatacaaaatatgaatgttaatGTGCAAACAGAGAAAGTTAATAATGAAGTGCAGAAGTCCCTTGATAATTATGACcctaaatttaatgaaaaacgcTTCGACGAGACTAACTTTAATGAAAAGAGACATGATGATATGCGATATGAAGAGACTAACTTTAATGATAAACGCAGTGATGATAcgaaatttaatgataaaaggAGTGACGATAAGAAGTTTGACGAACGTTCTAAAAATGGATCCAGGCAGAGATTAAATAGGAGAAATAGTGGTGAGATTGAGAAGAGGAGGCATGTTAGTGATGTGCCGCGGAATCATAAATATTGGGACCACGACGACCGCTGTGATAAAGACTATAACAGTTAG
- the LOC110996243 gene encoding uncharacterized protein LOC110996243 isoform X1 encodes MSSGRGRGYTGRHHLRETKPGEDPEDMNAARTLAELTPRSTAKTTVAMISEVKPDDEVDTSGDEESLQAMLKVDEQFAPLLVLLEQFTPGEDGIQFNRKLRHFETSVTELCPDEARLQQAFATFRAAALQSSVTSRKLATVGAAFTRQQRQGMLRASLLNIMQATFTKLEVLERANPLYLINAANLMGDYFAEARLCNGKKVHILAGPLVQYMRSLLASDDIRAHRSLATQLMQNGRELLSILSQELDELSISIRLRLLTPPPISIIWLLLSSDLCLNKFLPLPNTLQQFYASHLDLTSDENFSEVSYGSWKKENINLSIDDDTKPKLRPILGAGAGLLRQEHTDPSTDVDWKPSLTKRYDLNSWRQEEKEPAFNPNVPPPNYQEFPVYPENYYLQQGDGTYIQNMNVNVQTEKVNNEVQKSLDNYDPKFNEKRFDETNFNEKRHDDMRYEETNFNDKRSDDTKFNDKRSDDKKFDERSKNGSRQRLNRRNSGEIEKRRHVSDVPRNHKYWDHDDRCDKDYNS; translated from the exons ATGTCAAGTGGTCGTGGTCGGGGCTACACCGGTAGACATCATTTGAGGGAGACAAAGCCGGGAGAGGACCCAGAAGACATGAATGCTGCAAGGACTCTGGCAGAGTTGACTCCGCGATCAACAG CTAAAACCACGGTGGCAATGATTTCAGAGGTGAAGCCTGATGATGAAGTGGACACCTCTGGTGATGAAGAGTCTCTACAGGCGATGCTGAAGGTTGATGAACAGTTTGCACCTTTATTAGTACTG ctCGAACAATTCACGCCGGGCGAAGACGGCATTCAGTTCAACAGGAAATTAAGACATTTCGAGACGTCAGTCACGGAGTTGTGTCCGGACGAGGCAAGATTACA ACAAGCGTTCGCGACATTTCGCGCTGCGGCCTTACAAAGTTCAGTGACAAGTCGGAAGTTGGCCACCGTCGGGGCTGCCTTCACCAGACAACAAAGGCAGGGCATGCTGAGGGCCTCCCTGCTGAATATTATGCAGGCGACTTTTACAA AATTGGAAGTGCTGGAACGCGCGAATCCATTATACTTGATCAACGCTGCGAATCTGATGGGAGATTATTTTGCGG aggCTCGTCTATGCAATGGGAAGAAAGTCCACATCTTAGCTGGTCCGTTGGTCCAATATATGCGGTCTCTTCTCGCGTCAGATGATATAAGGGCACATCGGAGTCTTGCTACGCAG CTAATGCAAAATGGCCGAGAACTCCTCTCTATACTATCCCAAGAGTTAGATGAATTGTCAATATCCATACGTCTCAGACTATTGACACCACCCCCAATAAGCATCATCTGGCTCCTTCTGTCGTCTGATCTCTGCTTAAACAAATTCCTACCATTGCCAAACACATTGCAACAGTTCTACGCTTCCCACTTAGACCTGACAAGCGATGAGAACTTCTCCGAGGTGTCATATGGCTCCTGgaagaaggaaaacatcaatTTGAGCATTGATGATGATACTAAACCCAAATTAAGACCAATCTTGGGGGCCGGAGCAGGTCTATTGAGACAGGAGCATACAGATCCAAGCACCGATGTTGATTGGAAGCCAAGTTTAACTAAGAGATACGATTTGAACTCATGGAGACAGGAGGAAAAGGAACCAGCTTTTAACCCCAACGTGCCACCACCAAACTATCAAGAGTTTCCAGTTTATCCGGAAAACTACTATTTGCAACAAGGAGATGggacatacatacaaaatatgaatgttaatGTGCAAACAGAGAAAGTTAATAATGAAGTGCAGAAGTCCCTTGATAATTATGACcctaaatttaatgaaaaacgcTTCGACGAGACTAACTTTAATGAAAAGAGACATGATGATATGCGATATGAAGAGACTAACTTTAATGATAAACGCAGTGATGATAcgaaatttaatgataaaaggAGTGACGATAAGAAGTTTGACGAACGTTCTAAAAATGGATCCAGGCAGAGATTAAATAGGAGAAATAGTGGTGAGATTGAGAAGAGGAGGCATGTTAGTGATGTGCCGCGGAATCATAAATATTGGGACCACGACGACCGCTGTGATAAAGACTATAACAGTTAG